A stretch of the Caldalkalibacillus salinus genome encodes the following:
- a CDS encoding 2TM domain-containing protein — MDHDERYLRAKKKVENLKGFYIHSTVYILVNIMLFFINFFTFEGEWWFIFPLMGWGVGLTVHGLVTFASGFFGEGWEERKIQEYMDKDQSGK, encoded by the coding sequence ATGGATCATGATGAAAGATACTTAAGGGCTAAAAAGAAAGTAGAGAACCTCAAAGGGTTTTACATCCACTCAACCGTGTATATTTTGGTTAATATCATGCTGTTTTTTATTAACTTTTTTACGTTTGAAGGTGAATGGTGGTTTATCTTTCCACTTATGGGCTGGGGTGTCGGCTTGACCGTCCATGGTTTAGTGACCTTCGCCTCTGGCTTCTTTGGCGAGGGCTGGGAAGAACGAAAGATTCAAGAGTACATGGATAAGGATCAATCGGGTAAGTGA
- a CDS encoding lysophospholipid acyltransferase family protein produces MYRWGKPILGGLLKLYHRIEVVGSERIPTSPGYVLVANHQNYLDPFLVGAVLPHQPFFMAKEEAFHHWFLGPVLRGFEAIPVKRKERDIQAIKHGIQVLREDKVLGIFPEGGRRQHKDFQDLKLGACYFSHKTSKAIIPMYIDGSERALPQVNGLPRPAKVKVLVAEPIHPEGFDSHREMSGVLHDALVNLKDQAQFSS; encoded by the coding sequence ATGTATCGCTGGGGCAAACCTATACTAGGGGGATTATTAAAGTTATACCATCGAATTGAAGTTGTTGGCTCTGAACGCATACCGACATCACCAGGCTATGTACTGGTGGCTAATCACCAAAATTATTTAGATCCATTTCTTGTAGGGGCAGTACTACCTCATCAACCGTTTTTTATGGCTAAGGAAGAAGCTTTCCATCACTGGTTTCTTGGCCCTGTGCTTAGAGGTTTTGAGGCCATACCGGTCAAACGTAAAGAACGTGATATCCAAGCGATTAAACATGGCATACAGGTCCTAAGGGAAGATAAAGTGTTGGGCATTTTTCCTGAGGGCGGGCGTCGCCAACATAAGGATTTTCAAGATCTTAAATTAGGCGCGTGTTATTTTTCCCATAAAACTAGTAAAGCGATTATTCCGATGTATATTGACGGCTCAGAACGTGCCCTTCCTCAAGTTAATGGCCTCCCTAGACCAGCCAAAGTGAAGGTGCTTGTGGCAGAACCCATACATCCTGAAGGTTTTGACAGTCATAGAGAGATGAGCGGCGTTCTCCACGATGCATTGGTTAACTTAAAGGACCAGGCACAATTCTCTTCCTAA
- a CDS encoding diacylglycerol/lipid kinase family protein: MDKKMIVFIINPAAGHGKSLRVWGKVKLACESHNVHYRTFFTKHPGHAEDIAKQIAELHKEKLESVIVVGGDGTVHEVVNGLQPHAQIPVGYIPAGSGNDFARGFSLPSTPKGAIQHLFQTAGKRGKPLDIGRFAFEHLGERRKSRHFVNGVGIGFDGEVAKATNHASYKKWLNMVKLGGLAYAVSAMRLLYHYEPTDIVIELDGVKQTYDDVWLIAVTNIPYYGGGIKITPGARVDDGLLNVCIVHKLNRWKLLPIFGAALVGQHHRFNEVNLLEGRHVRIESLRPLTVHADGEVIGQTPLHVEIHEKGQLIY, encoded by the coding sequence ATGGACAAAAAGATGATTGTTTTCATTATTAATCCGGCCGCCGGACACGGAAAAAGCCTACGGGTTTGGGGCAAAGTAAAGTTGGCGTGCGAAAGTCATAATGTTCATTATCGCACTTTTTTTACTAAGCACCCCGGTCATGCAGAGGATATTGCGAAACAAATTGCAGAATTACATAAAGAAAAACTTGAATCTGTCATCGTTGTAGGCGGGGATGGTACTGTACATGAAGTCGTTAACGGTCTGCAACCTCATGCCCAAATACCCGTCGGTTATATCCCTGCTGGTTCTGGTAACGACTTCGCTCGAGGGTTCTCCTTACCCAGTACCCCAAAAGGGGCCATTCAACACCTTTTTCAAACAGCGGGTAAAAGAGGAAAACCGTTGGACATTGGCAGGTTTGCTTTTGAACACCTTGGAGAAAGAAGAAAGTCCCGTCATTTTGTCAATGGTGTCGGTATAGGGTTTGATGGCGAAGTCGCAAAGGCGACTAATCATGCTAGCTATAAGAAGTGGCTTAACATGGTCAAACTAGGTGGGCTAGCATATGCCGTTTCTGCTATGCGTCTGCTCTATCATTATGAACCGACTGATATAGTCATTGAACTTGATGGTGTCAAACAAACGTATGACGACGTGTGGCTCATCGCTGTGACCAATATCCCGTATTACGGTGGAGGTATCAAAATAACGCCTGGTGCAAGAGTGGATGACGGCTTACTTAATGTGTGCATTGTTCATAAGCTAAACAGGTGGAAGCTCCTCCCCATTTTCGGGGCAGCACTGGTGGGACAGCATCATCGCTTCAACGAGGTTAACCTTTTAGAAGGCAGACATGTCAGGATTGAGAGTCTACGTCCGCTCACCGTCCATGCCGATGGCGAAGTGATTGGACAAACACCTCTACACGTTGAAATCCACGAAAAAGGGCAATTAATATATTAA
- a CDS encoding AAA family ATPase codes for MSHYHIDQYHPKMKRVMDNVNEVIVGKQDVVELTLIAIISKGHVLLEDVPGVGKTVLVRSLAKSLGCSFKRIQFTPDLLPSDVTGVSIYNQKEMLFEFRKGPIFGNIVLADEINRTSPKTQSALLEAMEESNITVDGETKQLPQPFLVMATQNPIEYEGTFPLPEAQLDRFLLKMNMGYPTQDEEVQVLSRVQEGHPVDRVEPVLTKEELIEAQQEARNVYVDESIKDYIVQITQKTREHQDVYLGASPRGSLALLKAAQSLAYIRGRTYVIPDDVKFLSPYTLEHRVILKSEARLNGATVKRVLQEVLKSVTVPVMREPVKG; via the coding sequence ATGAGCCATTATCATATTGATCAATATCATCCCAAAATGAAGCGAGTGATGGATAACGTCAACGAAGTTATTGTAGGGAAACAAGACGTGGTTGAGCTGACCCTCATCGCTATTATTTCAAAAGGTCACGTTTTACTAGAAGATGTGCCTGGCGTGGGTAAGACGGTCCTAGTAAGATCGCTAGCCAAATCTTTAGGTTGTTCCTTCAAGCGGATTCAATTCACACCCGATCTCCTTCCTTCAGACGTGACAGGTGTGTCTATTTACAACCAAAAAGAGATGCTTTTTGAGTTTAGAAAAGGGCCCATATTCGGCAATATTGTCTTAGCCGACGAAATTAATCGGACATCACCTAAGACGCAGTCTGCTTTACTAGAAGCGATGGAAGAAAGCAATATTACGGTCGATGGTGAAACAAAACAGTTACCTCAACCGTTTCTAGTTATGGCGACACAGAACCCGATCGAATATGAAGGGACATTCCCATTGCCTGAAGCACAACTAGACCGTTTTCTATTAAAAATGAATATGGGCTACCCCACTCAAGATGAAGAGGTGCAAGTTTTATCAAGGGTACAGGAAGGCCATCCTGTAGATCGAGTGGAGCCTGTGTTAACAAAAGAAGAGCTCATTGAAGCACAACAGGAGGCAAGAAACGTATACGTCGATGAATCTATTAAAGATTACATTGTCCAAATTACACAAAAGACGCGAGAGCATCAAGATGTCTATCTGGGTGCAAGTCCAAGAGGGTCCCTAGCTCTTCTGAAAGCAGCCCAGTCTCTCGCTTATATACGGGGTCGTACTTATGTTATACCGGATGATGTGAAGTTTCTCTCACCTTATACATTAGAACACCGCGTCATACTAAAGTCTGAGGCAAGACTCAATGGTGCCACAGTGAAACGCGTACTACAGGAAGTGCTCAAGAGCGTGACTGTTCCTGTGATGAGAGAACCGGTGAAGGGCTAG